One Brassica napus cultivar Da-Ae chromosome C1 unlocalized genomic scaffold, Da-Ae chrC01_Random_17, whole genome shotgun sequence genomic window carries:
- the LOC111210750 gene encoding dr1-associated corepressor-like, with product MRKKLDTRFPAARIKKIMQADEDVGKIALAVPVLVSKSLELFLQDLCDRTYEITLERGAKTVSSLHLKHCVERYNVFDFLREVVSKVPDYGQAQGQAHGTGDVTMDDRTISKRRKPISDEVNDSDEENKKSKTQEVGNAKPSGRGSRGRGRGRGRG from the exons GCTCGTATTAAAAAGATTATGCAAGCTGATGAGGATGTTGGCAAGATTGCTTTGGCAGTGCCTGTCCTAGTCT CAAAATCTTTGGAATTGTTCTTGCAAGACCTTTGCGATCGCACGTATGAGATTACCCTCGAGAGAGGAGCCAAGACCGTCAGCTCTTTGCACCT AAAACACTGTGTGGAAAGATATAACGTGTTTGATTTTCTGAGGGAAGTTGTGAGCAAGGTTCCTGACTACGGCCAAGCGCAAGGGCAGGCCCATGGGACTGGTGACGTTACCATGGATGATCGCACCATCTCCAAGAGAAG GAAGCCGATCAGTGACGAAGTGAATGACAGCGACGAGGAAAATAAGAAAAGCAAAACA CAAGAGGTGGGGAATGCTAAGCCCAGTGGCAGGGGTAGTAGAGGgagaggacgaggaagaggtcgcggTTGA
- the LOC125594608 gene encoding uncharacterized protein LOC125594608 yields MAEQPPPQDSNQMHVSASSPQENEKKDVDGDIAASKEDTKQQLQNPKEGIDIDLNAESLDLNETKPAPVPAADKATTSEEYPGWPMELGKIDPTQLASLGKRIDEDEDEEDYDEEG; encoded by the coding sequence ATGGCGGAACAGCCACCTCCTCAAGACAGTAACCAGATGCATGTGTCAGCGTCATCACCACAAGAGAACGAGAAGAAGGATGTCGATGGCGACATTGCAGCATCAAAAGAAGACACCAAGCAGCAACTTCAAAATCCAAAAGAAGGCATTGACATTGACCTCAACGCTGAATCCCTCGACCTAAACGAAACCAAACCGGCACCAGTCCCAGCTGCAGACAAAGCTACGACCTCAGAAGAATATCCAGGCTGGCCTATGGAGTTGGGCAAGATCGATCCAACACAGTTAGCAAGTTTGGGTAAGAGGATAGACGAGGACGAGGACGAGGAAGATTATGACGAAGAGGGCTAA